In a genomic window of Mucilaginibacter sp. KACC 22063:
- a CDS encoding RNA-binding S4 domain-containing protein, with amino-acid sequence MIEFELQGEFIPLIQLLKATNLVQTGGEAQIVVSEGEVTYNGNIDTRKRLKVKRGDVVEFRGTSIRVI; translated from the coding sequence ATGATTGAGTTTGAATTACAGGGAGAGTTTATCCCGCTGATACAATTACTTAAAGCTACTAACCTGGTGCAAACCGGCGGCGAAGCGCAAATTGTAGTATCAGAAGGCGAAGTTACTTACAATGGCAATATTGACACACGCAAGCGTTTAAAAGTAAAACGCGGCGATGTGGTTGAGTTTCGCGGAACATCGATCAGGGTTATTTAA
- a CDS encoding chorismate mutase, whose translation MKLDLKIQPLNTWIKPAQENQPLLIAGPCSAETEEQLVATAHLLAKTGRLSALRAGIWKPRTRPGEFEGIGSIGLQWLKRAKEETGLPTAVEVATAKHVEEALAAGVDILWVGARSTANPFTVQEIADALRGVDVPVMVKNPVNPDLSLWIGALERINNAGITKLAGIHRGFSSHEKSAFRNEPMWDLAINLKTHAPELPIINDPSHITGSRDLIPYVAQKALDMDMQGLMIESHIDPSVAWTDAKQQVTPSALDELVGNLTLRKPEIKSAEVKDALADLRNQIDKIDDLVIQKLAERMQIVEKIGNYKKDNGITILQVNRWDEILQKRTRYGKALKLDENFTEKLLELIHSESIRKQTEIMNSDSGIKENLTHA comes from the coding sequence ATGAAACTTGATCTTAAAATACAACCGTTAAACACCTGGATTAAACCGGCTCAGGAAAATCAGCCATTATTAATTGCAGGCCCTTGCAGTGCTGAAACTGAAGAACAGTTAGTTGCAACTGCTCATTTATTAGCTAAAACAGGCCGTTTAAGCGCATTGCGTGCCGGTATCTGGAAACCACGTACCCGTCCGGGAGAATTTGAAGGTATTGGCAGCATTGGCCTGCAATGGTTAAAACGCGCTAAAGAAGAAACCGGCTTACCAACCGCTGTTGAGGTTGCTACCGCCAAACACGTTGAAGAAGCTTTAGCAGCAGGCGTAGATATCCTTTGGGTAGGTGCGCGTTCAACCGCTAACCCTTTCACAGTACAGGAGATTGCTGACGCTTTGCGTGGTGTTGATGTACCGGTAATGGTTAAAAACCCGGTTAACCCTGACCTTAGTTTATGGATTGGCGCACTTGAACGCATCAACAATGCAGGTATCACAAAATTGGCAGGTATCCACCGTGGTTTCTCATCTCATGAAAAATCGGCGTTCCGTAACGAGCCGATGTGGGATCTGGCTATTAACCTGAAAACACATGCACCTGAGTTACCGATCATCAATGATCCAAGCCACATTACCGGTAGCCGCGACCTGATCCCTTACGTTGCTCAAAAAGCATTGGATATGGACATGCAGGGCTTAATGATTGAATCGCACATTGACCCAAGCGTTGCATGGACTGATGCTAAACAGCAAGTAACTCCATCGGCACTTGACGAACTGGTTGGCAACCTTACCCTGCGTAAACCAGAGATCAAAAGCGCAGAAGTAAAAGATGCATTGGCTGACCTGCGTAACCAAATTGACAAAATCGACGACCTGGTAATCCAAAAACTGGCTGAGCGTATGCAGATTGTTGAAAAGATCGGTAACTACAAAAAAGATAACGGCATTACCATTCTTCAGGTTAACCGTTGGGACGAGATCCTGCAAAAACGTACCCGTTATGGCAAAGCATTAAAACTGGATGAAAACTTTACCGAAAAGTTATTAGAGTTGATCCACAGCGAATCAATCCGCAAGCAAACTGAAATCATGAATTCTGACTCAGGTATCAAAGAAAACCTGACACACGCATAA
- a CDS encoding proline dehydrogenase family protein: MLNRDVPASPSRGKLSFDNTEIAFRHLSNADLNRAYWLFKAINNNTLVKVGPPMTNFAMKIGLPIKGIIKSTIFKQFCGGETIAECDTVIKNLAEGGVGTILDYSVEGEDDEQVFDHTRDEIIRTIVRATGDKAVPITVFKVTGVARFGLLEKLDTGATLTVEEEKEWQKVQARVLAICEKAFTAGIPVMVDAEESWIQKTIDKLALDMMRKFNQYKAIVYNTYQIYRHDKLQSLIDDVVTAKSAGFILGAKLVRGAYMEKERKRAAEMGYPSPIQPDKAATDKDYDQALRFCTDHINKVAFVAGTHNENSSRLLTELMEQKNIPHNHPHVYFSQLLGMSDNLSFNLADADYNIAKYVPYGPVKAVLPYLFRRAQENTAIAGQMSRELSLIVKEKQRRKL, from the coding sequence ATGTTAAATCGTGATGTTCCTGCTTCACCCTCAAGGGGTAAACTATCTTTTGATAACACCGAAATCGCTTTCAGGCACCTTTCCAACGCAGACTTAAACCGGGCTTACTGGTTGTTTAAAGCCATTAATAATAACACACTTGTTAAAGTTGGCCCACCAATGACCAACTTTGCCATGAAAATAGGTCTGCCGATCAAAGGCATTATCAAGTCGACCATATTTAAACAGTTTTGCGGCGGCGAAACCATTGCCGAGTGCGACACGGTAATTAAGAACCTTGCCGAAGGCGGTGTAGGTACCATACTTGATTATTCTGTAGAAGGGGAAGATGATGAGCAGGTATTCGATCATACACGCGATGAGATCATCCGCACTATAGTGCGCGCAACCGGCGATAAAGCGGTGCCTATCACCGTATTTAAAGTTACCGGTGTTGCCCGCTTTGGCTTACTGGAAAAACTGGATACAGGCGCAACCCTGACCGTCGAAGAAGAAAAGGAATGGCAAAAGGTACAGGCACGTGTATTAGCTATTTGTGAAAAAGCATTTACAGCAGGTATACCTGTTATGGTAGATGCTGAAGAAAGCTGGATACAAAAAACCATCGATAAGCTTGCGCTGGATATGATGCGTAAGTTTAACCAGTATAAAGCTATCGTTTATAATACTTACCAGATCTATCGCCACGATAAGCTGCAATCATTAATTGACGATGTGGTAACTGCTAAAAGTGCTGGCTTTATTTTGGGTGCGAAATTGGTACGTGGTGCTTACATGGAAAAGGAGCGTAAACGTGCTGCGGAAATGGGCTACCCATCACCGATACAACCGGATAAAGCAGCTACAGATAAAGATTATGACCAGGCACTACGTTTTTGCACAGATCATATTAATAAAGTAGCGTTTGTTGCCGGTACGCATAACGAAAACAGTTCGCGTTTACTGACCGAACTGATGGAGCAGAAAAATATACCGCATAACCACCCGCATGTGTACTTTTCGCAACTGTTGGGTATGAGTGACAACTTAAGCTTTAACCTTGCCGATGCTGATTACAATATTGCCAAGTATGTGCCTTATGGTCCGGTAAAGGCAGTACTGCCATACTTGTTTCGCCGGGCGCAGGAAAACACAGCCATTGCCGGACAAATGAGTCGCGAGTTAAGCCTCATTGTTAAAGAAAAGCAGCGCAGGAAGTTGTAA
- the aroB gene encoding 3-dehydroquinate synthase yields the protein MDAIQSLGYSVFFEDSLTQLVSYIEQGNYSKIFILTDDNTGKYCLPLVVSKLENRSYDLIEITAGEENKNIDFCIGVWKMLIDFGADRRSLLINLGGGVVTDLGGFVASTFKRGIDFVNIPTTLLSQVDASVGGKTGVDMDSIKNIIGTFTQPKAVFIDHEFLNTLPQREILSGMAEMLKHGLIADKSYWERLKNNIVAIPNQELVYHSVGIKNNVVLEDPHEKGLRKSLNFGHTVGHAVETYSLDNDENHLTHGEAIAIGMICESWLSYKKAGLSQDVLNEIVSVITRMYPKYEVNDASFDELAALMKKDKKNEGDEINCTLLSDIGTCVINQICTVEELFDSLRFYKGL from the coding sequence ATGGACGCAATACAAAGCCTTGGCTACTCGGTTTTTTTTGAAGATAGCCTTACCCAACTTGTCAGCTATATTGAACAAGGCAACTACTCAAAAATTTTCATCCTTACAGACGATAACACGGGCAAGTACTGCCTGCCGCTTGTTGTTTCAAAGTTGGAAAACAGGTCTTACGATCTGATTGAAATTACCGCAGGCGAAGAAAACAAGAATATAGATTTTTGTATCGGCGTTTGGAAAATGCTGATCGACTTTGGCGCCGATCGCCGCAGCCTGCTTATTAACCTGGGGGGTGGTGTAGTAACCGATCTTGGTGGCTTTGTAGCCTCTACCTTTAAAAGAGGTATCGATTTTGTAAATATCCCTACTACCCTATTATCGCAGGTGGATGCCTCTGTAGGCGGTAAAACCGGCGTGGATATGGATAGCATCAAAAACATTATAGGCACCTTTACCCAGCCAAAAGCGGTATTTATCGATCATGAGTTTTTAAATACATTACCGCAGCGCGAGATCCTTTCGGGTATGGCAGAAATGCTGAAACACGGGCTTATTGCAGATAAATCGTATTGGGAACGCCTCAAAAACAATATTGTAGCTATCCCTAATCAGGAGTTAGTTTACCACTCTGTTGGCATTAAAAACAACGTGGTACTTGAAGACCCGCATGAAAAGGGCCTGCGCAAAAGCCTGAACTTTGGCCACACCGTTGGCCATGCGGTAGAAACCTATTCGCTGGATAATGACGAAAACCACCTTACACATGGCGAAGCCATAGCCATAGGTATGATTTGCGAAAGCTGGTTATCCTATAAAAAAGCAGGCTTAAGTCAGGACGTATTGAATGAGATTGTGAGCGTAATTACCCGCATGTATCCGAAATATGAGGTTAATGATGCCTCTTTTGATGAGCTTGCTGCACTGATGAAGAAAGATAAAAAGAACGAAGGCGACGAGATCAATTGTACTTTATTAAGTGATATTGGCACCTGCGTAATTAATCAAATCTGTACCGTAGAAGAGCTTTTTGACAGTTTAAGATTTTATAAGGGCTTGTAA
- a CDS encoding prephenate dehydratase: MDTQKPRVAIQGIRASFHEEAAFRFFGEDIVTVECNSFKQTFQKLQAREADYVVMAIENSIAGSILPNYSLLLSYNFPVVGEVYLPIQLHLMALPGVKFEDIKTVTSHPIAIRQCDDFFNEYPHLNVVESVDTAACAKRIREEELTDTVAIANSLAAKLYDLEILERRIESNKKNFTRFLILTHHENAKNTTTNKASLCFQVSNEVGSLAKVLNILAEENVNMSKIQSMPVLGKRNEYNFYVDVEWETQANYDKAIRQVLKYTHNFNILGEYKRYVEESSESGSPVSASPKVN, from the coding sequence ATGGATACGCAAAAACCAAGAGTAGCAATTCAGGGCATCCGCGCCTCATTTCACGAAGAGGCAGCATTCAGATTCTTCGGCGAAGACATCGTTACCGTTGAATGCAACTCGTTTAAACAAACTTTTCAGAAGTTGCAGGCCCGCGAAGCCGACTACGTGGTAATGGCTATTGAAAACAGCATTGCCGGCAGCATTTTGCCTAACTATTCTTTGTTGCTTAGCTATAATTTTCCGGTTGTAGGCGAGGTTTACCTGCCAATTCAGCTACACTTAATGGCTTTACCGGGTGTAAAATTCGAGGACATTAAAACAGTTACCTCTCACCCTATAGCTATTCGCCAGTGTGATGATTTCTTTAACGAATACCCGCACCTGAATGTGGTTGAAAGCGTAGATACTGCGGCCTGCGCCAAACGCATCCGTGAAGAGGAATTAACTGATACTGTTGCCATTGCCAATAGCCTTGCAGCCAAACTGTATGATCTGGAAATTTTAGAGCGCCGTATCGAATCCAACAAAAAGAATTTCACCCGTTTCCTGATCTTAACCCATCATGAAAACGCTAAAAATACGACCACCAATAAAGCTTCGCTATGTTTCCAGGTAAGTAACGAGGTTGGCTCGCTGGCCAAAGTGCTTAACATACTGGCCGAAGAAAACGTGAACATGAGCAAAATACAATCGATGCCGGTATTGGGTAAACGTAACGAGTACAATTTTTATGTAGACGTTGAATGGGAAACACAGGCCAATTACGATAAAGCCATTCGCCAGGTATTAAAATACACACATAACTTCAACATATTGGGCGAATATAAAAGGTATGTGGAAGAATCATCTGAGTCGGGTAGTCCGGTGTCAGCAAGTCCGAAAGTAAACTAA
- a CDS encoding sterol desaturase family protein, whose translation MIPLTPKNDAVVVLVLLLITLTLVEMWLSYRENRHYYEKHDTLTNIHLTTITFFLNLGVKGFTFFVLDYTWHYRLFTIKNAVIYWLVLVVTQDFLYWVLHYTGHYCRLFWAMHVTHHSSEHFNFTTGFRSTVFEPLYRVFFYLPLALMGFSAVDILYAYLLTQLYGNLVHTQYDIKLPIWYGRIFVTPSHHRVHHASNIPYLDKNMGMMFIIWDRMFGTFREENLPEPIRYGITKPLEDTGTINTIFHEWKALACDVKNAPGLRNKLGYIFNPPGWSHDGSTQTARMLQRGYQMVNSEQLIK comes from the coding sequence ATGATTCCCCTTACCCCAAAAAACGATGCTGTTGTCGTACTGGTTTTGTTGCTGATCACGCTTACTTTGGTTGAAATGTGGTTAAGCTACCGCGAAAACCGCCACTACTATGAAAAGCATGATACGCTGACTAACATCCATCTTACCACCATCACCTTTTTTTTGAATCTTGGCGTTAAAGGCTTTACCTTTTTTGTACTCGATTATACCTGGCATTACAGGCTTTTTACCATTAAGAATGCAGTAATATACTGGCTTGTGCTGGTTGTAACGCAAGACTTTCTATACTGGGTACTCCACTATACCGGGCACTATTGCCGCCTGTTTTGGGCCATGCATGTAACACATCACTCGTCAGAGCATTTTAATTTTACAACCGGTTTCCGGTCTACCGTGTTTGAACCACTTTACCGTGTCTTCTTTTATTTGCCGCTGGCATTAATGGGTTTTAGTGCTGTTGATATATTATATGCCTATTTGCTTACCCAGCTTTACGGCAACCTGGTACATACACAATATGATATTAAGCTGCCAATATGGTACGGGCGCATTTTTGTAACCCCATCGCACCATAGGGTACACCATGCATCAAACATCCCCTATCTTGACAAAAACATGGGCATGATGTTCATTATCTGGGACCGTATGTTCGGCACTTTCCGTGAGGAGAATTTGCCTGAACCGATACGCTATGGCATCACCAAACCATTAGAAGATACAGGCACCATTAACACCATTTTCCACGAATGGAAAGCGCTTGCCTGCGATGTAAAAAACGCCCCCGGACTACGAAATAAATTAGGCTATATATTTAACCCACCGGGCTGGAGCCATGATGGCAGCACACAAACGGCGAGAATGTTGCAGAGGGGGTATCAGATGGTGAATAGTGAGCAGTTGATTAAGTGA